The Pirellulales bacterium genomic interval CCAGCCGATTCGTTCCCTGTTCGCATGATGTGATAAGGTCGAAGCTGCTAGTTGGGCATTTGACCACGGATGACACGGGAGCCTCACGGCAACCATCGCACGCGACGGGAGTGAACCGCCTTGAGTCATTCGCCCAGCCGCCCGTCAGGACGCACCGCGTCCATCTCTCGCCGACAATTCCTGCAGGCCACCGGACTGGGGGCTCTGACCGTGGGCATGCCGGGAACGGTGACAGCCGCCGTCGATGCCCAAAGCGGTTTGGGCGCCGGAGCCGCCGGGAAGTCATGCATCTTTATCCTGCTATGCGGCGGACCGAGCCATCTTGATACCTGGGACTTGAAGCCCGCGGCGCCGGCGGAAATTCGTGGCCCCTATCAGCCCATCGCCACGACAGTTCCCGGCATGCAAATCTCGGAGCTGCATACGCGTCTGGCGGGCCTGACCAAACATTTCAGCCTGATCCGCTCGATGACGCACGTCGGCAACATCAGCAACCATTTCGACGCCATGCATCACTGCCTGAGTGGCCAGTCCGAGGCGCCGGCCGACTCGCCCTATATGGGTTCGATTCTCGCCAAGATTCGGCCCACTCAGAACCGCATCGCTTCGTATGTCTGGCTGATTAAATGCGTCGGAGATCCGGTCTTCTGCGCTCCGAATATTGGCACGGGGGGCCATCTCGGCGCGCGATTCAGCCCGTTGTTCGTCGGCTCGGCAAATAATCATCCGGCGATGCCTGGCTTCAAGGCGCCCGCCGAGTTGCTTCCCGCGGTGCCGCCCGAGCGAATGGTGGACCGACGCCTGCTCCTGGGTAACCTGAATCCGGCGGCGCATGCGAACGATGGCGGCAAAGCTGTGCAAGATTGGCGAGAGCTGCAAGGCCGGGCTTTCGACTTGGCGAGCGGATCGAGCGGGCGAGAGCCGTTCGAGTTGGAACGAGAGCCGACGACCGTGCGCGAGCGGTACGGCATGAATCCCCTCGGTCAGAATTTGCTCTTGGCCCGCCGGCTTGTCGAAGCGGGTGTGGGGTTCGTCACGGTCAATGGATGGACAGGCCCGGCCGCCGGCGAGACCGGCGGAGGACCGCCCAGTTCCAGTTGGGATATGCACGGCGGCGAAATGGGAATGGGAAATGCATTTGGCACCGGTTCCTATGGCATGGGCTGGTGCCTGCCGCGGCTCGACGAAGCACTCTCCGCATTGCTCGTAGATCTCGAAGAGCGCTGCTTGCTGGAGCGTACCCTGGTGGTATGCGTCGGAGAATTTGGCCGCACACCGCGCATCAACGCGCAAGGTCCCAATCCCGGTCGCCAACACTGGCCCTCTTGCTACTCTGCTATTCTTGCTGGCGGCGGGATTCGTGGCGGAACGGTCTATGGCGAATCCGACAAGCTCGGAGCATTCGTG includes:
- a CDS encoding DUF1501 domain-containing protein; amino-acid sequence: MSHSPSRPSGRTASISRRQFLQATGLGALTVGMPGTVTAAVDAQSGLGAGAAGKSCIFILLCGGPSHLDTWDLKPAAPAEIRGPYQPIATTVPGMQISELHTRLAGLTKHFSLIRSMTHVGNISNHFDAMHHCLSGQSEAPADSPYMGSILAKIRPTQNRIASYVWLIKCVGDPVFCAPNIGTGGHLGARFSPLFVGSANNHPAMPGFKAPAELLPAVPPERMVDRRLLLGNLNPAAHANDGGKAVQDWRELQGRAFDLASGSSGREPFELEREPTTVRERYGMNPLGQNLLLARRLVEAGVGFVTVNGWTGPAAGETGGGPPSSSWDMHGGEMGMGNAFGTGSYGMGWCLPRLDEALSALLVDLEERCLLERTLVVCVGEFGRTPRINAQGPNPGRQHWPSCYSAILAGGGIRGGTVYGESDKLGAFVKDRPVRPQDLAATIYHSLDLSLDLRVGQDGSTRALSTGQPILNLFG